A single genomic interval of halophilic archaeon DL31 harbors:
- a CDS encoding hypothetical protein (KEGG: hla:Hlac_2791 hypothetical protein), which translates to MEPDQNYWGDWTPTTVDQPCLIFTTNDALPKSEFRNRMKILSMDVSFPSNPEDPGFREAQKDLSGVLERQNPIFSYVARRMLTEKPWTDGNGTIEDVRRIVRKFYDEANREQPEYFPADEPAEKTYDTGRLKWQRDIQGGRVTFKPEPNAITADFDREEYEVYDYEKRLPKRFMSEKSSTSVYIGAPEEFAEWIGYSVSDLLNGAAETGTDIEQSVNTEDASDTDDSGGFFSRLFGN; encoded by the coding sequence GTGGAGCCCGACCAGAACTACTGGGGTGACTGGACGCCCACCACCGTCGATCAGCCGTGCCTCATCTTCACGACCAACGACGCGCTCCCGAAATCCGAGTTCCGGAATCGAATGAAAATCCTGAGCATGGACGTCTCCTTCCCCTCCAACCCGGAGGACCCGGGCTTCCGCGAAGCACAAAAAGATCTTTCGGGCGTGCTGGAACGACAGAACCCGATCTTCAGTTACGTGGCCCGTCGAATGCTCACAGAGAAGCCGTGGACCGACGGGAATGGGACTATCGAAGACGTCCGTCGTATTGTCCGCAAATTCTACGACGAAGCAAATCGAGAGCAACCCGAGTACTTCCCCGCTGACGAGCCGGCCGAGAAGACGTACGACACGGGCCGGTTGAAGTGGCAGCGGGATATCCAAGGCGGCCGTGTCACGTTTAAGCCGGAGCCGAATGCCATCACCGCTGACTTCGACCGCGAAGAGTACGAGGTCTATGACTACGAGAAACGTCTCCCCAAACGGTTCATGTCCGAGAAATCGTCCACAAGCGTCTACATCGGCGCACCCGAAGAATTCGCTGAGTGGATTGGGTACTCCGTCAGCGACCTCTTGAACGGGGCGGCTGAAACCGGCACGGATATCGAGCAGTCAGTCAACACAGAAGATGCGTCGGATACGGACGACTCCGGTGGATTCTTTTCTCGACTCTTCGGGAATTAG
- a CDS encoding metallo-beta-lactamase superfamily domain protein (KEGG: hvo:HVO_A0372 metallo-beta-lactamase superfamily domain protein) — translation MNISYEHANPRRGNESFLIRIEEGHTEMTPCLLVDAGDGVNTEELLGEDEYLAAILLTHAHLDHYQSLGEAHRDAAPILTSAGTASILEDVLSEGSDQYGLTNTEEVLNRAKSVSEWHNVLGETLRVRPVPVGHTPGACGFLIRVDDGDDQVTMLATGDFTKRDAAGYRGFDAEAYPEVDILFLTAATNERFGEDLTDTVGTISERTNAGSRTLCTASGLTGVHLATVLAGVDDELDVDAPVILAGQVAKLYTALGYEHDAVETVPEFGSTGVCFEHGAVTIAGPEVPVEGSSARLFGAIADDPSASLVQVQGGNTDAVTGSDFAGTVSSHRFSNHPTEAVLDDVVETISPTHVVVTHQRGQSLDRYKDKWDSFSWATGSRGKEVLYRDGAYLAPPWVSEHVERRVRNRAGQFAAERVDAAVLDAVDAPPASRRRDEVDLGREGVDVEVLRNQLHIRSEAGTSASTTSGAERAGATDGGSTETVEPMSSGSPTTEENSPEEEAVANGEEPTLTGGDDELDSARDTNEFSVPVDPAISLLAQQRAEAVGTPLAVFVRDTVDAYIADILRGDEPWDDVEQEEEADSLSLDTGPVLGALLSSAATDYDSVEVFALEYLRDAAGVDEADGTIPVRDNKSIAGLLDAVVENEDSPSESSGDIVEDALRREFS, via the coding sequence GTGAACATTTCGTACGAGCATGCGAATCCGCGGCGGGGTAACGAGTCATTCCTCATCCGTATCGAGGAGGGACACACGGAGATGACGCCCTGCCTGCTCGTCGACGCCGGTGACGGCGTCAATACGGAGGAGCTGCTCGGCGAGGACGAGTACCTTGCAGCCATCCTGCTCACCCACGCCCATCTCGACCACTACCAATCTCTCGGCGAGGCACATCGTGACGCTGCCCCGATTCTGACGAGCGCTGGGACGGCGTCGATTCTCGAAGACGTCCTCTCTGAGGGGTCCGACCAGTATGGACTCACCAACACCGAAGAAGTCCTCAATCGTGCCAAATCGGTCTCGGAGTGGCACAACGTCCTTGGGGAGACCCTTCGCGTTCGGCCCGTCCCTGTCGGACATACACCCGGTGCCTGTGGCTTCCTCATTCGCGTCGACGACGGCGACGACCAGGTGACGATGCTCGCTACTGGCGACTTCACCAAGCGGGATGCCGCTGGCTACCGTGGCTTCGACGCCGAAGCCTACCCCGAGGTGGACATCCTCTTTCTCACCGCGGCAACGAACGAGCGGTTCGGGGAGGACCTCACCGACACCGTCGGCACGATCTCGGAGCGAACCAACGCTGGGTCGAGGACGCTCTGTACGGCAAGCGGTCTTACTGGGGTCCACCTTGCAACAGTTCTCGCTGGCGTCGACGACGAACTCGACGTCGATGCCCCGGTGATTCTCGCCGGCCAAGTGGCGAAGCTCTACACAGCACTTGGCTACGAGCACGACGCTGTCGAAACGGTCCCTGAATTCGGTTCAACGGGCGTCTGCTTCGAACACGGAGCAGTGACCATCGCCGGCCCGGAAGTCCCTGTGGAGGGAAGCAGTGCCCGCCTCTTCGGGGCTATTGCCGACGATCCGAGTGCATCGTTGGTGCAGGTACAGGGCGGGAATACCGATGCCGTAACGGGGAGTGACTTCGCCGGGACTGTTTCCAGTCATCGGTTCTCAAACCATCCCACAGAAGCGGTTCTCGACGATGTCGTCGAGACCATCTCGCCGACCCACGTCGTCGTCACTCACCAACGAGGGCAGTCGCTCGACCGGTACAAGGACAAATGGGACTCCTTTTCGTGGGCAACCGGGTCCCGCGGTAAGGAAGTGCTCTATCGGGATGGAGCATACCTTGCGCCGCCATGGGTCTCTGAGCACGTCGAGCGTCGTGTGCGGAACCGGGCTGGGCAATTCGCCGCCGAGCGCGTCGATGCTGCCGTTCTGGATGCCGTCGACGCACCGCCAGCGTCCCGTCGACGCGATGAGGTCGACCTTGGACGGGAAGGCGTCGACGTTGAGGTCCTTCGAAACCAGCTCCATATTCGCTCGGAAGCAGGTACATCGGCGTCGACGACTAGCGGGGCAGAGCGTGCAGGGGCGACTGATGGTGGCTCGACAGAGACTGTTGAACCGATGTCCTCCGGGAGTCCCACTACTGAAGAGAATTCACCAGAGGAGGAAGCCGTAGCTAATGGGGAAGAGCCGACCTTGACGGGAGGCGACGACGAGTTAGACTCGGCTAGAGACACGAACGAGTTCTCTGTACCCGTCGACCCCGCCATCAGCTTACTCGCTCAGCAGCGTGCAGAGGCAGTTGGTACGCCGCTTGCGGTGTTCGTCCGGGACACCGTCGACGCCTATATCGCCGATATCTTGCGAGGAGATGAGCCATGGGACGATGTCGAACAGGAAGAGGAAGCGGATTCACTCTCACTCGATACGGGGCCAGTACTCGGCGCGCTCCTTTCGAGTGCGGCGACGGATTACGATAGTGTCGAAGTGTTTGCACTCGAATACCTTCGCGACGCCGCCGGTGTCGACGAGGCTGACGGGACGATTCCGGTCCGGGACAATAAATCGATAGCCGGATTGCTGGATGCCGTCGTCGAGAATGAGGATTCGCCGTCTGAATCGTCGGGCGATATCGTGGAGGATGCGCTTCGGCGGGAGTTTAGCTGA
- a CDS encoding hypothetical protein (KEGG: hbo:Hbor_21810 hypothetical protein) encodes MSGIVFYRTEQRERVVDWYLDHFDVEVWIEQPGCTILVYDGFRFGFCDGDQTETEGILTFVYDTTDEVDDVHRLPYVHYARGCSLTSEHFVRACESAAG; translated from the coding sequence ATGTCCGGAATCGTCTTCTACCGCACTGAACAGCGCGAACGCGTCGTCGATTGGTACCTCGACCACTTCGACGTTGAGGTGTGGATTGAACAGCCAGGGTGCACGATTTTGGTTTACGATGGGTTCCGCTTCGGCTTTTGCGACGGGGATCAAACAGAGACGGAGGGGATTCTCACGTTCGTCTACGACACCACTGACGAGGTTGACGATGTACATCGCCTCCCATACGTTCATTACGCACGCGGCTGTTCGCTAACAAGTGAACATTTCGTACGAGCATGCGAATCCGCGGCGGGGTAA
- a CDS encoding hypothetical protein (manually curated~KEGG: hbo:Hbor_21810 hypothetical protein): MALRSHWGTGGLVFFRTSQRERTVTWYTDVVGAEVWLEQPGCTILEFEGFRFGFCDGEKTEANGILTFVLDDEASVDAMHDRVGDAADEPPHENETYDIYQLPIRCGA, encoded by the coding sequence ATCGCACTGAGGAGCCACTGGGGGACTGGTGGTCTCGTCTTCTTCCGGACTTCGCAACGCGAGCGAACCGTCACGTGGTACACCGATGTGGTCGGGGCTGAGGTGTGGCTGGAACAGCCGGGTTGTACGATTCTGGAGTTCGAGGGGTTCCGATTCGGCTTCTGTGACGGCGAGAAAACGGAGGCGAACGGCATTCTCACGTTCGTTTTGGACGACGAGGCCAGCGTCGACGCGATGCACGACCGCGTGGGCGACGCTGCGGACGAACCGCCACACGAGAACGAGACGTACGACATCTACCAGTTACCTATCCGCTGTGGCGCATGA
- a CDS encoding ABC-2 type transporter (PFAM: ABC-2 type transporter~KEGG: hbo:Hbor_21840 ABC multidrug transporter, permease component): MSRVGRIVSEFRAGARAFLRRRTAVFFTFFFPVLIVLIFGVLVQSQPTGGGLFAEPPGYYLPGYLAVVVLFTPLSRVGSEFARHREGSRFEKLATTPLARWEWLFAHTLVNVLVIGAASLLIFGLVVALTGASIAVGPHLLLLVPFVALGVTLFCGLGAVLGRVADSQDGVIAASNSVALPLLFLSETFVTPDLLPAWFRPVTDFSPLTYFARGVRYLTYEGVSGAGAPDPTTLALSDLGVLAVLAAVFFVAGAYAVPSGD; encoded by the coding sequence ATGAGCCGAGTCGGACGTATCGTGAGCGAGTTCCGGGCCGGGGCGCGGGCGTTCCTCCGCCGCCGCACAGCGGTGTTTTTCACCTTCTTCTTCCCGGTGCTCATCGTGCTCATCTTCGGCGTCTTGGTTCAGAGCCAGCCGACTGGCGGCGGGTTGTTCGCCGAGCCGCCGGGGTACTACCTGCCGGGGTATCTCGCGGTTGTTGTGCTGTTCACGCCGCTCTCGCGGGTTGGCAGCGAGTTCGCCCGCCACCGCGAGGGGAGCCGTTTCGAGAAACTTGCGACCACACCGCTCGCTCGCTGGGAGTGGCTGTTCGCACACACGCTGGTGAACGTGCTGGTCATCGGCGCCGCCTCGTTGCTCATTTTCGGGCTCGTGGTCGCACTCACGGGCGCGAGCATCGCCGTTGGTCCGCACCTACTCCTCCTCGTTCCGTTCGTTGCGCTGGGAGTAACCCTGTTCTGTGGCTTGGGGGCAGTGCTGGGCCGGGTCGCGGACTCACAGGACGGCGTCATCGCCGCCAGTAACTCGGTCGCGCTGCCACTGCTGTTCCTCTCTGAGACGTTCGTCACCCCCGACCTCCTGCCGGCGTGGTTCCGCCCGGTGACCGACTTTTCGCCACTGACCTACTTCGCTCGCGGGGTGCGCTATCTGACCTACGAGGGCGTTTCGGGTGCCGGGGCGCCCGACCCGACGACGCTCGCGCTCTCGGACCTGGGTGTGCTCGCGGTGCTCGCGGCTGTCTTCTTCGTCGCCGGTGCGTATGCGGTTCCCTCCGGCGACTGA
- a CDS encoding Phosphonate-transporting ATPase (PFAM: ABC transporter-like~KEGG: hje:HacjB3_11530 ABC transporter related protein~SMART: ATPase, AAA+ type, core) has protein sequence MNAAVVAEDLRKRYGDTVAVDGVSLTVGEGEVFGLIGPNGAGKTTLVRCLTGTTEYDGEASVLGAAPDEVERSRIGLLPQSFSPPERLTARELLEYYAGLYDDSRDPEAVLEEVGLADDADIWYEKLSGGQQRRACVGITLINDPDVLFLDEPTTGIDPTGRRGLWRVIERLAAAGTTVVLTSHSMDEVERLSDRVALLADGQVVATGTPNSLVEQHGGDPRLVVQTEADAEALTEMGYRIEEGAGELTLHGIGATDIADAVEALSAVGVSYESFTWTEPTLEEVYLELTGRRFGRERSRSRVVAEDGGERMATEGER, from the coding sequence ATGAACGCGGCAGTCGTCGCTGAGGACCTCCGCAAGCGCTACGGCGACACTGTCGCCGTCGACGGCGTCTCGCTGACGGTCGGCGAGGGGGAGGTGTTCGGGCTCATCGGCCCCAATGGGGCCGGGAAGACCACGCTGGTCAGATGTCTCACGGGAACCACCGAGTACGACGGCGAGGCGTCGGTTCTCGGCGCCGCCCCGGACGAGGTGGAACGTTCGCGTATTGGGCTCCTGCCACAGTCCTTCTCGCCCCCCGAACGGCTCACCGCTCGGGAGCTGCTCGAGTATTACGCTGGCCTCTATGACGACTCCCGCGACCCGGAGGCAGTCCTCGAGGAAGTTGGCCTCGCCGACGACGCGGACATCTGGTACGAGAAACTCTCCGGCGGCCAGCAGCGCCGGGCCTGTGTCGGCATCACGCTGATCAACGACCCCGATGTGCTCTTCCTCGACGAGCCGACCACCGGTATCGACCCGACGGGCCGGCGCGGACTCTGGCGGGTCATCGAGCGACTCGCTGCCGCGGGGACGACGGTCGTCCTCACGAGTCACTCGATGGACGAGGTCGAACGACTCTCGGACCGCGTCGCGCTGCTGGCTGACGGGCAGGTGGTCGCCACTGGAACGCCCAACTCGCTCGTCGAGCAACACGGCGGTGACCCACGGCTGGTCGTGCAGACCGAAGCGGACGCCGAAGCCCTGACTGAGATGGGCTATCGCATTGAGGAAGGTGCCGGTGAGCTCACGCTTCACGGTATCGGGGCGACCGATATCGCCGACGCTGTCGAGGCGCTCTCGGCCGTGGGTGTCAGCTACGAGTCGTTCACCTGGACAGAACCGACGTTGGAGGAGGTGTATCTCGAACTCACGGGTCGCCGGTTCGGCCGCGAGCGCTCGCGGAGCCGGGTGGTCGCCGAGGACGGTGGGGAACGGATGGCGACGGAGGGTGAGCGATGA
- a CDS encoding hypothetical protein (KEGG: hbo:Hbor_10630 hypothetical protein) produces the protein MDSHGDSASVRGVNNDRKDRLFGAAGVGLLLVASGVAVYTDAWKLLGIGWVAFGSMAGAAALAAWGGNHQPAALVWGSGLASGAMITSAALFLLPAAIGHHPAFGGLGIAFGIVGGFSAHAIGHRVSHADMGIDTTVVQLTAHAAAAGAIIGIVYGNMPELGPLLGVAIVSHKGPAGYAAADRLSRNGRSWLPILVPAAGVGVVAILTSVVALPASPALRGLVFGFATGVFLHVAMDFLPRCELGSEIHDALGVDDDAHALLDRLRLHAVASTVLGAVAVVLAWSLVQ, from the coding sequence ATGGATAGTCACGGCGATTCTGCCAGCGTACGGGGAGTGAACAACGACCGGAAGGACCGGCTCTTCGGAGCCGCAGGCGTCGGCCTGCTGCTCGTCGCCTCTGGAGTCGCCGTCTACACAGATGCGTGGAAACTCCTCGGAATTGGGTGGGTCGCCTTCGGGTCGATGGCGGGAGCGGCCGCTTTGGCCGCCTGGGGAGGCAACCATCAGCCCGCGGCGCTGGTCTGGGGGTCAGGCCTCGCCAGCGGCGCGATGATTACCAGCGCCGCGCTGTTCTTGCTCCCCGCCGCGATTGGGCACCACCCCGCTTTCGGTGGGCTCGGCATCGCGTTCGGTATCGTCGGCGGATTCTCCGCCCACGCAATCGGCCACCGGGTGAGTCACGCCGATATGGGCATCGACACCACGGTGGTACAGTTGACCGCGCATGCGGCGGCAGCCGGCGCGATTATCGGAATCGTCTACGGGAACATGCCCGAACTCGGCCCGCTGCTTGGGGTTGCCATCGTCTCGCACAAAGGGCCTGCCGGCTACGCCGCTGCCGACCGCCTCTCGCGAAATGGGCGTTCCTGGCTCCCGATTCTGGTCCCCGCTGCGGGTGTCGGCGTCGTCGCCATCCTCACCAGCGTCGTCGCGCTCCCGGCGTCGCCGGCACTCCGTGGGCTGGTGTTCGGGTTCGCGACTGGAGTGTTCCTCCACGTGGCAATGGATTTCCTCCCGCGGTGTGAGTTGGGGAGCGAGATTCACGACGCACTGGGCGTCGACGATGACGCCCACGCGCTGCTGGACCGGCTTCGCCTCCACGCTGTCGCCTCGACCGTGCTCGGTGCCGTCGCGGTCGTGCTCGCGTGGAGTCTGGTCCAGTAG